ACGCACGAGCACGCGAATTGCGACGGCGCGGCAATCGGCGAAGCATCGTATCGCGATTTTTTGATTTACACGAACGCGATCACGCAATTGCAAGGCGGTGTGATGCTGAATTTCGGCACGGCGGTGATGGGACCCGAAGTGTACTTGAAGGCGCTCGCGATGGCGCGCAATGTCGCGCAGCAACATGGCGAACGCATCAACGAATTTACGACCGCCGTGTTCGATCTGCAAGACCTCGGCGGCGACGCGCATCACGAAGCGTCGAAAGACCAAGCGGCGTACTATTTCCGCCCGTACAAAACGATCTTGGTTCGCACCGTCGCCGACGGCGGCGAAAGTTTCTATGTGCGCGGCGAGCACCGGGCGACGCTCCCGGCATTACATCGGCAAGTTGGAATGGGACGCGGATGAACGCGGATGGACGCGGATTTTTATTTTTTATCCGCGCTCATCCGCGTCCAATTTTTTGACACAATGAACATCTCCGAACTTGAAAACCTACTCGCGCGATTTCCCGCGCTCACACTCCTCGTCCTCGGCGATTATTTTCTCGACTACTATCTGGAGATTGATTCGTCGCTCGCGGAGATTTCGCTGGAGACCGGACTGGAGGCGCACCAGGTCGTGCAAACGCGCGCGCATCCCGGCGCGGCGGGCACGGTCACGTCGAATTTGCGCGCGCTCGGCGTCAACGTCATCGCGCTCGGCGTAATCGGCGATGACGGCAACGGCTATGAATTGCAACGCGCGCTCCGGGAAACCGGCGTGGACATTGCGCCGCTGATTGTCTCGCGTGAACGCGTCACGCCGACGTACACCAAGCCCCTGCGCGACAGAATTGAACTGAATCGGCTCGACATCAAGAATCGCGTTGCGCTCGCGCCTAAGATCGAAAATGATCTCATCGCGCGCGTATGCGAAACGCTTCGCGTGCCGCGTGTGAATGGCATCGTTATCGTTGACCAGGTTCACGAAGACGTTGGCGGAATCGTGACGACACGCGTGCGTGAAGAAATCGCGCGGGTCGCTGAATCGAAAATCGTCGTCGTCGAATCGCGCGCGCGGTGCGGTGAATTTCGCAACGTGATCGTGCAAGCGAATCTGGGCGAGGCGAAACGCGCGACGGGGTTGGAGAGCATTGAGGCGTG
The Chloroflexota bacterium genome window above contains:
- a CDS encoding carbohydrate kinase, whose amino-acid sequence is MDADFYFLSALIRVQFFDTMNISELENLLARFPALTLLVLGDYFLDYYLEIDSSLAEISLETGLEAHQVVQTRAHPGAAGTVTSNLRALGVNVIALGVIGDDGNGYELQRALRETGVDIAPLIVSRERVTPTYTKPLRDRIELNRLDIKNRVALAPKIENDLIARVCETLRVPRVNGIVIVDQVHEDVGGIVTTRVREEIARVAESKIVVVESRARCGEFRNVIVQANLGEAKRATGLESIEACGAELHRRTNRIAYITAGANGIFVFDDLGCAQIPAIPVSEPIDTVGAGDSVLAGFTAAICAGANVRDAAYIGNLVASVTIRQIGTTGTATPQQLLAAQRAIE